A region of the Campylobacter subantarcticus LMG 24377 genome:
TGGGTATAAGAGTAACACCTGATGTTGAAATTTGTAAATCCTAAGCTAAAAAGCACACTATGCTTTTTAGCTTGGCACTATGGAGTTTTTACGTGCGGTTTTTTGGAGTGAAAATATACAAAGTAAAAGTATAATACTATATAAAACGCTAGTGGATTTTATGACATTTGACGTGATTTTATCTTGCTTTATAGCTTTAGAAATTTCGGTATATTTTTTACCTAAAAATTCTGTTGCTATGGTTAAATTTTGTTCTTTTAAATCTAAGATATTATCTTTGTTTTCTATGATTAACTTCTTAGCCGCATCTAGTTCTACAAAAGAAACATCTTGATAATGCCAAGATAGGTTAAAATCTTTATGAGAAATTTTTGCAAGATTTAAAATAGAACTAGAATTTAAATCTTGAATGGCTTTTTCAATTTTACTTTCATGAAGTTTTTCTGATGAAAAAACACCTATAAAAGGGTTGATAAATTGTGGTTTTTCGATTAGAACAACAGAAAAAACAATATATGCCAAAGCTACAATAAAAAAACGCAGGTATTTTTTACAAAAAAACATCAAACTAATAGAAGAAGCTAATAAAATATAACAACATACAATAAGAGCCTCTAAAGTTTGAAAACATAATAATAAAAATATACCACATCCCATACTCACAAATAAAAAAAATCGAGATGTGCGTAATTTAAATATGCTTTTACAAGTAATCAAAGAAACGAAAGCTATAATTATAACCGCTGCAAAAGCTAGTACAACTATAAAACCATAAACCGATTTAATAGCACCATCGTTTTGTAGCCAAAAAAGAAATGAAGCATACAATGCAATCATTACAACTGTGAAATTAAGTATTTTTAAAAAACTTGTGTGGTGATTACTAGTGTTTCTATATACAAACAACAATGTAAAATTAATCCATTCAGTAAAATTATATAATTCTTCTTTTAAAAATTTTACAGTAGTATTTTTAGAATCTATATTATCATTTATACTTGTAGCTTTTATCATAGTTTCTTTTTCTTTTGTATAAAGTTCTAGTTTATGCCATTCTTGAGCCTCTAAAATATTATTTTGACTTATCAAAACATCTTTTATAACCCTGAAAGAATCTTTTAAATTTTTAGCACATCTTAATTGATGTTTATTATTAATCAGATTTATTTTTTCTTTTTCTTCGCTTTGTATATTTTCAATTTTGTTCTTATAAGCTTCATCTTGATAATTATCTTCTATATAATCTTCAATTGATTTAAAATCTAATTTATCTATATTGACATTTGTTAAATTTACAGCTTTTTGCTCTTTAAAATAACAAGCACTAAAATTTGGAGTTTTTTCAAATGTTACTCCATAAAAACAAGCTGATTTTTCAAATTTACATTCATGAAAATCAACATAATCTTTAAAATAAGAATTATTAAAATATACACTATTAACAAATTTAGAATTGTGAAAATCAACTCTTTTTTTAAATACACAATTCTTAAATATAGTGTCTTTTTCATTGTTATAGTATTTACCATCAGGTAATGGCGTTCCTGATACAAAAAATTTAAAGTTTATCTCATCTTCAAAAACACAATTTGAAAAATCTACGCCATTAAAAAAAGCAATTTTCTTATTACTTCCATCAACTGCATGTAAAGATACTTTAGATTCAAATTTGCAATTTGAAAAAACTATTCTTTCGAAGCAGCTATAATTTATATAAACTTCTCTTTTAAAAATGCTTTTATAGTTTTTTCCTTCATAGCCATAACTATTTTTTAAATTTTTAAGCTCACTTGGGAGAATTGAAGTGGCGTCTCCTACTATTTCACAAGAAAAACAGCAAAACGATATAAAATTTTTCATTTGGTTTATTTTTTTTAATAAAATTTCATCTATATTTTCTTTTATTTGTCCTATAAAAGTATCTAATGTTAATCCAAAATTAAAATAATAAACAATGTTATTTTCTTCTTCTATTTTGTCTATAATTTTAATGCCATTAAAGTTATTTTTATGATTTTCTTCTAAAGTTTTATAAATAATATATGGATTTAATGGTTTAGCTAATTCTCCAACATCTAGCTTACCACCTAAAGATTCAAGTTTTTCTGTATTGATTTCCATAAATTTTAATATATCTAAAGAAATAGTTAGTTTTTCATCATCTAAACCCTTTATAAAAATACCACTATATGGTATTTCTAAATCAATGTTATATATATTTTCTTTCATTATTTTCCTTCAATGATTTTTATTTCTTCTTCGTTTAGGTTGTAAAGTTTGTAAACGATAGAGTTTATTTTATCTTCTTGGGTTTTGGTGTTTGCGTTTTTGTCTTGTTCTTTTAAAACTAAAATCTCATCGACTAAGCTTATAAGCTCGTTTGCTAATTTTTCATTTTTAGAATTTATTTTTGGTATGCAAAATTTTTCTATATAAGCTGGCTTAATCCTATAAAATCCACCTCTCATCACAACACTAGTTTTTTGCAAAAACCACCAAGTTAATGATGAATTTAAAATAGCTATTAAATACTTATAATCTAAATTTTTATATTCTTCATTTTTAACATAACCATAAATAGTTGTAGTGAAATAAAATTTTCCAAGATCATCAAAAGCAAAATGAGTATTATTACAAATATCTGGACAAAGTAATTTTTCTTTATCGAATAATGTTTGATTTTTTGGATAAATATATCTCCACCATAAATCATCATTAGATAATCTTCCGTTTTCTCTTGCTCTTAAAACATTTTCACACTCTTTTAAATAACTCCAAGCTTTTGGAAATTTAGCTTTTAATTCCTTTTCATCATAAAGAGACATTTTTGCTTTAGTATTTACATCATCTTGTTTATAATAAGGAAATAAAACCATTGAATTTGAAATAGGTTTTTCATATCTATGAAAACTATCACCCATTAAAAGTGGTTTTAAAATTTCTTTTTCTATCTCCACTTCCTTATTAAGCTCTTTAGAATATCCTTTAACTAGATTTTCATTTTCTTTGCAATCTTTTAAAAAATAAACACTATCTTTGCTTGTTTGCAAGCCTACAAAAACCCTAAATAAATCCTTTACCAATATATGTTGATTAATTTTTGAGAAAATTTCTTGATTTAAATTTTCTTCAAAACTCCAAAATGATGAAGATAGTTTTTTATTGTCTATAATTTTAAAATCTTCTTCTTGTAAATTAAAAATAAAATTTGACATTTCTTCTTTTGAGTTAATATTTTTATCCGTTTGAATAAATTTCAAATGCGAAGAATTATTTTCAAACCATTGTAAAGCGGTATATGTTGAAACATCAAAAACCTGAAATTCCTCAAAAGATATAATCTTGCTAATCTTATCTTTTGCAAATTCTCTTAAATTTAATCCAAAATCAGCATTAATCCATTTATGAGGCATTATAAAAGCGATTGTTCCTTTATTTTTTATAAGCTTAAAACATTGCTCTACAAACAAAATATATATATCATAATTTTTACTTACCACTTTAAAATGTTTTTTATAATACTGCGATAAATTTTTATCTAACCCTTGTATTCTTATATAAGGTGGGTTACCGATAATGAGATCAAAACCTTGAAAGCTCCCACCCTCATCAAGCACTTCGCTAAATTCAAAACGCCATTCAAAAGGATTTGCACTTTCTAAGTCAAATATACTCTCATAAAGCTTTTTAAGCTTTTTAAATTCTTTCTTAGCGGCACTTTCATCAAAGTCAAATTCAAACATATTTTTAGAGAAAAATGCTCTAAAATTCTCATCTTTTTCATCTTGTGCTAAAAAATCGCCGTATTTTTTAGAGTATTCATTAGCGCCGTTGGTAAGTTGCTTGATCTCTTTGGCAAATTTGTCTTTTAAGCAGAAATTTTTAAAAGACTCTTTGAGGTTTTTGATCTCTTTTGCGATGAGAGTTTTGTCGGTGTAAAAGCCTTCTTTGTAGTCTTTGACTATGCGTTTGTATTTATCCATGCGTTCTTTGATGTTGGGGTAGTGAGAAAGGCTTTTGTGAATTTCAAAGTAGCTTATAAGCGAATTCCCACATTTTATGTTGATATCGATGTTTGGTAGGGTTTTAAGATCATGATAGTTTGTATCATCAAAGCTTTCATAAAAGCTGTGTTTTAAAAGCTCTATCCAAAGCCTTAGTTTAGTGATCTCGCATGAGTTTGGGTTGATATCTACTCCAAAAAGGTTGTTTTCTATGATGTCTTTTTTACGCTCAAAAAGTTCTTTTTGGCAAAGGTGGGTTTTGTCTTTGTCAAAATCAGGGCGTTTATACTCTAAAAACTGGCCTTTGTGATTTTGCACTAAAATTTCATCATTTTGCACGCTTAGGTAAAAGTCCTCTTCAAACAAACCAAGCTCATAATGCACCATAAGCATGGCATTTAAAGCTGAAACTAAAAAATGCCCACTTCCCACCGCAGGATCGCAAATGCGTATGGAATTTAGCAAAGCTAGTTTTTGTTCTTGAGGGATTTTTTCTTGGCGTAGCTGGGTTCTTAGCTCGCTTAGCTTGGTGGCATCTAGCTTAAAAGTATGGTTAAACTTATCAATCACGACTTTTTCTATGCTTGCTTTACACATATATGAAGTGATAAAGCTTGGGGTGTAAAAACTGCCTTCTTTGTAGCCATTTAGCTTTTCAAAGACATTTCCTAAAACGCTTGAGTTGATGAGTTCTTTTTGCTTGATGAGTTCTTCGCTTTGCTCATCTGCTCCAAAGTCAAAGCTGTCTAAAAACTCAAACAAATACTCAAGCAAACCTACTTTGCCTTTTTTACTTTTTCCTTTGTCATCTTTTAACTGCGTGTGTGGGTGGTACTCTAGCAAAGCGTCATTTTCTAAAGTAGCGATTTCTAGTATGGTTTTTTCGATGGTTTGCTTTTCAAAAAGCGATGAATTTAAATAAGGCAAATAGCTAAATTTACTCTGCGCTCTTGTGTGCTTTTCTTTAGCTAAGATATCAAAGAAAAGATGTGAAAGGGTGGTGAAATTTGGAATTTTTTCATAGTTTAGAAATTTAAGGGTTTTATCATCGTTAAACCTAATCAAATTAGACTCGATAAGCTTTAAAAATAAAATGCGATTTAGCCAAAGTATGATGAATTTTAACACCTCTTCAAAGTCATGCTTTGGAAGCTTGCTCGCTATGAGATGATAAAGCGTGCCTTGGGCTTGTTTGCTTTGCTCACTTTGTGTGATGATGAATTTAGAAAGCTGTTTGCTCTCGCTTAAACCCAAGATATATAAAAGCTCTTTATAGAATGCATTGTTTAATGAGTTTGCGTCATTTGGGCTAAATTCATTTAGCAAAAAGTCTTTGTGGAAAGTTTTAAAAATGCTTGCTAGGTTTTTAAAATTTGACTTTTGCTTGTCTTTTAAAAATGCTAAATCGATAAAAAAGCCTTTTAAGCTTTCTTTAGAATTTTCTATGAGTTTGCTTGCTTCTTTGTAAAATTCATCGGTGTTGCCTTTAAAAAGTGAATTTGGGCTTTGAAATTCTTCAAAAAGCTTTTTAAAGCTTGTGTTTTTATAAAAAAGCTCTTCAAACTCACTAGCTTTGAAAATGTAAAATTTATAAAAGTCTGTGATGATGATAAATTTCAAACTAAAGCTATGCTCTCTATTTCTAAAATAATACAAAATGGCTTCATGTAAAGCTTTGGAATTTGGCTTTGTGTGGGTGATGAATTCTTTTGAGTTGGGCTTTTTAGCTTCGATGAGAACTTCTAAGTCTTTGCTAAGCTCATCTTTAGCGATGGCTAAGTCGATCTCGCTTTTGCCTTTTTGTTTGGTTTTGATGTGGGTTTTGAAATTTAGCGTGGTTAAAAATGGGTTAAGTGCATTGGCGACTAGGTAGTCTTCGTTTTCGCTTTGTGAGTTTTCAAGCCTTTCTAGATATTGCGTTAAAGCTTTGCAAAAAGTGTCAAATTCATTTTGTGTGATTTGCTTTTTGCGGTAGTAAGGGTTGAAAAAATCTTTTTCGTTTAAAATCAATACATTCATCACTTTAGCCTTTTGTTTTTATATCGTTGATTTTACTTAAATTTATTTTATATTGTAATTAATCACAAATATGCAAAGCTTTTTGTTTTATTATCATTAATACATAGTATACTAAATATTTTAAAATATTCTTGATGATTAAGTTTTATTTTATATATATGCAATAAAATATAAATGATTATTTAACTAGGAGGTTAAATGAAAAAGATTTTCATCACATGTTTAGCACTAGCTTCTTTAGTATGTGCTAGGGAGGAATTTTTCACAAGTGAGGTTAATTCGCTTTACTTAAGCAAAAATGACACAAAAGCTGTTGGTAGACTACTACCTACAAATCCTTTTGAGGTGTTAAAAGTAGAAGGAGATAAAGCACTGATCAAAATCACAGGCTATGTTAATCCCGCTTCTGCTTCTGTGCTATACTATAATGATAGTCAAAGGATCATCGTAGCTGCATTTTCTAAAAATACAAAGCTTGATTTTAAAACTTACACAAAAAGCAAAAATGGCAAATGGGATAAAGCTACCATAGAAGTTTGGGCTGATAAGAAAGATTTTGCCAAAAGTGATAAAGAAATGTTTATAAAAGCCAAAGAACTTTATATGAACAACTGCGGAATTTGCCATAGCGTGCATAAAGAAAGTGAATTTACCGCTAATGGTTGGCCTGCTACGTTTAGATCAATGGTAAATCGAACAGGTATTGATAAAAAAGATCATTGGTTAGTGATACAGTATTTGCAAAAAAATGCAAAAGACTTCAAGGAGGCAAAATAAAATGGGACTAGATAGAAGAAAATTTTTAAAAATCGGAGCGGGTTTAAGCGTGCTACCTTTGGTGCCTAGTTTGGCTATGGGTAAAAGTGTGAAAGCTTCTAGTATAAATTCAGGATTAGTAAAAAACGGCACAGTGATCACCGCAGCACATTGGGGAATTTTAAAACTTACTATCAAAGATGGAGTAGTTGTTAAAAGTGAGCCTTGGGAAAAGGTTACGCAAATGGACAATCCTTTGCAGCATTACACCCCTGATATGATCTATCAATCTCGTGTAAAATACCCTTATGTAAGAAAAAGCTACCTTGCAAACCCTGACAGCCCAAAACCAGAGCTTAGAGGTAAAGAAGAATTTGTTCGTGTGAGCTATGATGAGGCGATCAAGCTGATCGCTAGAGAGCTTAAAAAAACAAGAGAGAAAAAAGGCACTCAAGCGATTTTTGGCGGTAGCTATGGTTGGAAATCAAGCGGAAATATGCAAAATTGTAGAATTTTACTGCATAGGTTTTTAAATGTAACCGGTGGGTTTGTCGGAACTACGGGCGATTACTCAACCGGTGCTTCTCAAGTGATCATGCCTTATGTTGTAGGGTCTATTGAAGTATATGAGCAGCAAACATCTTGGGAAAACATCTTAGAGCATTCTAAATGCGTTGTCATTTGGGGTGCCAACCCTCTTGCAACCTTAAGGATAGCGTGGACTTCAAGCGATCAAAGAGGTTTGCAGTATTTTGAAAAATTAAAAAATAGCAAAATCAAGGTTATTTGTATAGATCCTATCAAAACAGAAACTGCTAAATTTTTAAACGCGCAATGGATCGCACCTAAGCCAAATACCGATGTTGCTATGATGCTTGGTATGGCTAGTCACTTGATCGAGAAAAATAAAGTAAATTATGAATTCTTAGAAACCTATACTAGTGGTTTTGATAAATTTAAAGCATATTTAGATGGTAAAAAAGATGGTGTAAAAAAAGATGTAAAATGGGCAAGTAAAATTTGTGGAATCGATGAAAAAACAATCAAATCTCTTGCTGAAAGCTTCTATGATAATCCTACTATGATCATGAGTGGTTGGGGTATGCAAAGGGTACACCATGGCGAACAACCTCACTGGATGTTGGTCACTCTTGCTTCAATGATCGGGCAAATTGGCACCAAAGGAGGTGGCTTTGGCTTAAGCTATCATTACAGTAATGGTGGCGTTCCTTCGTGTAAAGGTGGAGTGATCGGAGGGATCACTGCTGGTGCTGTGGGAATTTGGGAAAATGGAAAATTTAAAGGTCTTCCAAAAGCAGGTGCTACTCAAAGTGGTGCTGAATGGCTACAAAATGCCGCTAGCTACTCTTTTCCTGTAGCTAGGATAGCAGATGCCTTGCTTAACCCTGGCAAAACCATAGACAACAATGGAGCAAAGATCACTTACCCTGATATAGACTTTATATACTGGGCGGGTGGAAATCCTCTTGTACACCACCAAGATACCAATACAAACGTAAAAGCATGGCAAAAACCAAGAACGGTAGTGGTAAATGAAATTTACTGGACTCCAACAGCCAAAATGGCAGATATCATCATGCCTGCTACGAGTTCTTACGAAAGAGATGATATCACTATGACAGGAGATTATTCTAATATGAATATCGCTCCGATGAAACAAGCAGTTTTACCTATAGGCGAGAGTAAAGATGACTATGAAATTTTTTCAGATATTTGCAAAGTATATGGAGATGATGTATTTAATGCTTATACCGAAAATGGCAAAAAAGCTAAAGATTTCATCAAAGAATACTACAATAGCGCTTTAAAACAAACTCAAGCTTATGGAGATGTTTTTGAAACACCTATGCCTAGTTTTGAAGAGTTTTGGGCAAAAAATGAGCCGATTACTTTTTCTCCAACCATAGAAAGCATGGAGTGGGTTAGATTTTCAGAGTTTATCGAAGATCCTATTTTAAATGCACTAGGCACCGAATCAGGCTTGATAGAAATTTACTCTAATACTATCGAAAAATACAACTATAAAGACTGCAAAGCACACCCTACATGGATGGAGCCGATAGAATGGTTAGGAAATGCCACTAAAGAAGCACCTTTTCATCTTTTAACCAATCACCCAACCAACAGACTGCATTCGCAAATGTGCCATACATCATTACGCGATAAATACGCAGTGAAAGGAAGAGAGCCTATTTTGATCAATCCTGCTGATGCTAAAAAGCTAGGCATTAAAAATGGCGATGTTGTAAGAGTGTTTAACAAAAGAGGTCAAACCCTAGCGGGCGCTGTGGTAACAAAAGACATCATGCCAAATGTAGTAAGACTTTGTGAAGGTGGCTGGTACGATCCTGATGAAAATGGCATGTGTAAGTATGGTAATGTGAATGTTTTAACCATAGATATGCCAACTTCTGAACTTGCAAATGGCAATATCTCGCATACAGCTTTAGTAAACATAGAAAAGTATAATTCTTCTTTACCAGAAGTTACGGCGTTTTCTGCTCCAAAAGGCGCACAGTAACGTTAACTTTTCCTTAGAAAATCTAAGGAAAAGTTTTATTTACCTCTCCAACTCCTGCTCCACCACTTAAAAATATAATCGCCTTGTGAAAATCTGTTATTTTCTAAATTTTGCTTTTATATGAACTACATTTAGTTTAATATATTTTTGACATCTTTGTATACTAGCTTTATAGGTGTTTTATTAAAAAATCGTTTAAAAATTTTAACAAAATCTTTTGTAGAATTTTGATTTTCAATCAACCAATAAATAAAAGCATATTCCCCTTCTAATTTTTCATTATTTATCAATTTATCA
Encoded here:
- a CDS encoding monoheme c-type cytochrome, with translation MKKIFITCLALASLVCAREEFFTSEVNSLYLSKNDTKAVGRLLPTNPFEVLKVEGDKALIKITGYVNPASASVLYYNDSQRIIVAAFSKNTKLDFKTYTKSKNGKWDKATIEVWADKKDFAKSDKEMFIKAKELYMNNCGICHSVHKESEFTANGWPATFRSMVNRTGIDKKDHWLVIQYLQKNAKDFKEAK
- a CDS encoding molybdopterin guanine dinucleotide-containing S/N-oxide reductase translates to MGLDRRKFLKIGAGLSVLPLVPSLAMGKSVKASSINSGLVKNGTVITAAHWGILKLTIKDGVVVKSEPWEKVTQMDNPLQHYTPDMIYQSRVKYPYVRKSYLANPDSPKPELRGKEEFVRVSYDEAIKLIARELKKTREKKGTQAIFGGSYGWKSSGNMQNCRILLHRFLNVTGGFVGTTGDYSTGASQVIMPYVVGSIEVYEQQTSWENILEHSKCVVIWGANPLATLRIAWTSSDQRGLQYFEKLKNSKIKVICIDPIKTETAKFLNAQWIAPKPNTDVAMMLGMASHLIEKNKVNYEFLETYTSGFDKFKAYLDGKKDGVKKDVKWASKICGIDEKTIKSLAESFYDNPTMIMSGWGMQRVHHGEQPHWMLVTLASMIGQIGTKGGGFGLSYHYSNGGVPSCKGGVIGGITAGAVGIWENGKFKGLPKAGATQSGAEWLQNAASYSFPVARIADALLNPGKTIDNNGAKITYPDIDFIYWAGGNPLVHHQDTNTNVKAWQKPRTVVVNEIYWTPTAKMADIIMPATSSYERDDITMTGDYSNMNIAPMKQAVLPIGESKDDYEIFSDICKVYGDDVFNAYTENGKKAKDFIKEYYNSALKQTQAYGDVFETPMPSFEEFWAKNEPITFSPTIESMEWVRFSEFIEDPILNALGTESGLIEIYSNTIEKYNYKDCKAHPTWMEPIEWLGNATKEAPFHLLTNHPTNRLHSQMCHTSLRDKYAVKGREPILINPADAKKLGIKNGDVVRVFNKRGQTLAGAVVTKDIMPNVVRLCEGGWYDPDENGMCKYGNVNVLTIDMPTSELANGNISHTALVNIEKYNSSLPEVTAFSAPKGAQ
- a CDS encoding type IIS restriction/modification enzyme; amino-acid sequence: MNVLILNEKDFFNPYYRKKQITQNEFDTFCKALTQYLERLENSQSENEDYLVANALNPFLTTLNFKTHIKTKQKGKSEIDLAIAKDELSKDLEVLIEAKKPNSKEFITHTKPNSKALHEAILYYFRNREHSFSLKFIIITDFYKFYIFKASEFEELFYKNTSFKKLFEEFQSPNSLFKGNTDEFYKEASKLIENSKESLKGFFIDLAFLKDKQKSNFKNLASIFKTFHKDFLLNEFSPNDANSLNNAFYKELLYILGLSESKQLSKFIITQSEQSKQAQGTLYHLIASKLPKHDFEEVLKFIILWLNRILFLKLIESNLIRFNDDKTLKFLNYEKIPNFTTLSHLFFDILAKEKHTRAQSKFSYLPYLNSSLFEKQTIEKTILEIATLENDALLEYHPHTQLKDDKGKSKKGKVGLLEYLFEFLDSFDFGADEQSEELIKQKELINSSVLGNVFEKLNGYKEGSFYTPSFITSYMCKASIEKVVIDKFNHTFKLDATKLSELRTQLRQEKIPQEQKLALLNSIRICDPAVGSGHFLVSALNAMLMVHYELGLFEEDFYLSVQNDEILVQNHKGQFLEYKRPDFDKDKTHLCQKELFERKKDIIENNLFGVDINPNSCEITKLRLWIELLKHSFYESFDDTNYHDLKTLPNIDINIKCGNSLISYFEIHKSLSHYPNIKERMDKYKRIVKDYKEGFYTDKTLIAKEIKNLKESFKNFCLKDKFAKEIKQLTNGANEYSKKYGDFLAQDEKDENFRAFFSKNMFEFDFDESAAKKEFKKLKKLYESIFDLESANPFEWRFEFSEVLDEGGSFQGFDLIIGNPPYIRIQGLDKNLSQYYKKHFKVVSKNYDIYILFVEQCFKLIKNKGTIAFIMPHKWINADFGLNLREFAKDKISKIISFEEFQVFDVSTYTALQWFENNSSHLKFIQTDKNINSKEEMSNFIFNLQEEDFKIIDNKKLSSSFWSFEENLNQEIFSKINQHILVKDLFRVFVGLQTSKDSVYFLKDCKENENLVKGYSKELNKEVEIEKEILKPLLMGDSFHRYEKPISNSMVLFPYYKQDDVNTKAKMSLYDEKELKAKFPKAWSYLKECENVLRARENGRLSNDDLWWRYIYPKNQTLFDKEKLLCPDICNNTHFAFDDLGKFYFTTTIYGYVKNEEYKNLDYKYLIAILNSSLTWWFLQKTSVVMRGGFYRIKPAYIEKFCIPKINSKNEKLANELISLVDEILVLKEQDKNANTKTQEDKINSIVYKLYNLNEEEIKIIEGK
- a CDS encoding pentapeptide repeat-containing protein, whose amino-acid sequence is MKENIYNIDLEIPYSGIFIKGLDDEKLTISLDILKFMEINTEKLESLGGKLDVGELAKPLNPYIIYKTLEENHKNNFNGIKIIDKIEEENNIVYYFNFGLTLDTFIGQIKENIDEILLKKINQMKNFISFCCFSCEIVGDATSILPSELKNLKNSYGYEGKNYKSIFKREVYINYSCFERIVFSNCKFESKVSLHAVDGSNKKIAFFNGVDFSNCVFEDEINFKFFVSGTPLPDGKYYNNEKDTIFKNCVFKKRVDFHNSKFVNSVYFNNSYFKDYVDFHECKFEKSACFYGVTFEKTPNFSACYFKEQKAVNLTNVNIDKLDFKSIEDYIEDNYQDEAYKNKIENIQSEEKEKINLINNKHQLRCAKNLKDSFRVIKDVLISQNNILEAQEWHKLELYTKEKETMIKATSINDNIDSKNTTVKFLKEELYNFTEWINFTLLFVYRNTSNHHTSFLKILNFTVVMIALYASFLFWLQNDGAIKSVYGFIVVLAFAAVIIIAFVSLITCKSIFKLRTSRFFLFVSMGCGIFLLLCFQTLEALIVCCYILLASSISLMFFCKKYLRFFIVALAYIVFSVVLIEKPQFINPFIGVFSSEKLHESKIEKAIQDLNSSSILNLAKISHKDFNLSWHYQDVSFVELDAAKKLIIENKDNILDLKEQNLTIATEFLGKKYTEISKAIKQDKITSNVIKSTSVLYSIILLLCIFSLQKTARKNSIVPS